One Hordeum vulgare subsp. vulgare chromosome 4H, MorexV3_pseudomolecules_assembly, whole genome shotgun sequence DNA window includes the following coding sequences:
- the LOC123449955 gene encoding acid phosphatase 1-like translates to MAMARTTALLLVAAALLAASSSAWEVNIQMPASAAVDDAVAPLIHALRPLLGSGKQAGVACDSWRLGVEAHNVRDWKTVPASCEDYVGHYMVGDHYRRDSKVVIDQAIAYVDSLKLAGNGKEVWVFDVDETTLSNLPYYAKHGFGATPFNSTSFRAYAREGSAPALPETKRLYNKLLSVGIKPVILTGRRENLRASTTTNLRSQGYSRWMKLLLKQQDFRGSSVTFKSGERQKLQDAGYIIVGNIGDQWSDILGAPEGARTFKLPDPMYYIG, encoded by the exons ATGGCGATGGCTAGGACGACGgcgctcctcctcgtcgccgcggcTCTCCTGGCGGCCTCATCCAGCGCATGGGAGGTGAACATCCAGATGCCGGCGTCGGCGGCCGTGGACGATGCTGTGGCACCGCTCATCCACGCGCTGCGGCCGCTCCTGGGCTCCGGCAAGCAAGCCGGCGTGGCGTGCGATAGCTGGCGGCTGGGCGTGGAGGCGCACAACGTGCGGGACTGGAAGACGGTGCCCGCCAGCTGCGAGGATTACGTCGGCCACTACATGGTCGGCGACCACTACCGCCGGGACTCCAAGGTCGTCATCGACCAGGCCATCGCCTACGTCGACTCCCTCAAGCTCGCCGGCAACGGCAAGGAGGTCTGGGTCTTCGACGTCGACGAGACCACCCTCTCCAACCTCCCCTACTACGCCAAGCACGGCTTCGG GGCTACACCGTTCAACTCAACAAGCTTCAGGGCGTACGCACGGGAGGGAAGCGCGCCGGCGCTCCCGGAGACGAAGCGGCTGTACAACAAGCTTCTCTCGGTCGGCATCAAGCCGGTGATCCTCACCGGACGGAGGGAGAACCTGAgggcctccaccaccaccaacctCCGCAGCCAAGGCTACTCCAGgtggatgaaactgcttctgaagcagcaagACTTCAGGGGTTCCTCAGTGACCTTCAAGTCCGGCGAGAGGCAGAAGCTGCAGGATGCCGGTTACATCATTGTGGGCAACATCGGTGACCAGTGGAGCGACATCCTTGGTGCTCCCGAGGGCGCCCGCACCTTTAAGCTTCCCGACCCCATGTACTACATCGGCTAG